A window of Arachis hypogaea chloroplast, complete genome contains these coding sequences:
- the rpl23 gene encoding ribosomal protein L23, with protein sequence MNGIKNAVYTNKGIRLLVKNQYTSNVESGSTRTEIKHWVELFFGVKVIAMNSHRLPVKGRRMRPIMGHTMHYRRMIITLQPGYSIPPLRKK encoded by the coding sequence ATGAATGGAATCAAAAATGCAGTATATACAAACAAAGGTATTCGGTTATTGGTGAAAAATCAATATACTTCTAATGTCGAATCGGGATCAACTAGGACAGAAATAAAGCATTGGGTCGAACTCTTCTTTGGTGTCAAGGTAATAGCTATGAATAGTCATCGACTACCGGTAAAGGGTAGAAGAATGCGACCTATTATGGGACATACAATGCATTACAGACGTATGATCATTACGCTTCAACCGGGTTATTCTATTCCACCTCTTAGAAAGAAATGA